In Setaria viridis chromosome 5, Setaria_viridis_v4.0, whole genome shotgun sequence, the genomic stretch GTCAACGCAATACGCCGCGCCGCAGTTTCTCACACGAGACCACCCGATCTCCTCCCGATACGGGACCCACGTGCCCCAGGAATCCGAGGCGGAGGGGATCATTCCAGCAGCTCCAAACCAAGGCCCGCACCCGGTTCACGTGGACCATCCCGTCCCCACACACGGCAGCtatccggcgggcggcggcgcaccaaGACCGCGACCACGCCGTGTGGTGGGGTCGTGGATAGGGACGGCGCTGAAGCCGGGGACCCCACCGTATTCGGTCTCCCATCACTACCCGTACACCTGGCACGCCTAACACCCCAAGTAACGCAGTGGAATCCAATGCGGCATGTGCACCGCTCTTACACAAAGACCCCCGCAAACAAAGTCTACTCGCAGAAACCACCTCCTCTTGTGGTCCAAGAAGGACGGTTCCGTGATATCTTAAAGTACAGGTGCTTGATCGAAATAGTTTTAAATCGAAACAGTGCGTCGCGGCTTCCCGCCCATCGGCGCGGGTTTTCCCGCTTAATTCCGCCCCCTGGATCCGACGGCGCCGGACCCGCCACATCAGCGATCCCTGCCCGCCTTGCGCAGCACGGAGCCGTCCAGTTCCGTCCTTCGGAAGCCTGATcctcccgccgcagccgcctctCCTTTATTTGCTCCGCCGGCCGCGTCTCTTCCCTCCCAATCCCGCGTTTCAAAACTAGGAAAGGAAATTTCTTCTCCCCCCGAAAAATCCCCCAATGGAGAGCAGCGTGgagactgcggcggcggcggctctggtggtgggcggcggaggGTACGGCTGCGGCGGGTGGGAGACGCCGAAGCGGGAGGAGTGCCGCATCCCGGCGACGCTCCCCTGCCCCGCGGCGCCGAGGAAGGCCGTGCCGGACTTCGGGAAGCGGCGGAGCCCGCCCAAGAACGGCTACTTCCAGCCGCCGGACCTGGAGGCGCTCTTCGCgctcgcgccgcgccgccaggCCTCCTCCTGCGCGTGacttcgccgcggcggcggggaagtcCTCTGTTCTAGATTGATTTTGGGAGCTGTAGATACTTTGCCACTTTTCTCCTCTGTTGTACTCTAGGGTTCAGTAGCGGGCGGATTAGAGGATCGGTAGGAGGGCTTTAGGGAGTAGTAGGTAGGTAGGTGGTGGATGCTTGAGATGAGAGCTCATAAGCATACTGTTTTGTATTGGTTCAGATGATGAAATCCTCAAATGTTTCTTGCCACCTCTGCCTCTCTGAATGTTGGAGTCACTGGCCCTTTATGTGATTGAGATGTTGTAGTGGATGTTCACTAATACCTGCAACTTCTGTGGCGGTGATTGCGGCGGCTCGAGGAATGCGGTGGCGCTGTTGCTCCCGCTCAGTTCCACGGCCCTGAATGAATATGCAGGGGAGGGTCACTGTCTGCATGCAGTTCTTTGCTTCACTTGTATGCGCGGCATCTGATCTGAGCACCTAGGATACTAGTGGTGATGTTGATCGGTGGGCAGGTTGTAGCTTGAAGCTTCGAAAATCCTCTCCTGTATGCTTCATCGCTACTGCTGCAGTCTTCTCCTGCTAAATCGATGCCAGGAACAGTAATCTTAATGGAAAGTTAGAAACAGTAATCCGTGCAGGTGAAATGATGTTAAGAACTGTTCCTCGCAgctgtagtagtagtagtgtAGTACATGAACTGGAACTCTGGAAGGCATTAACACAACCGAGAGGGAAGCTGTGGTCTCGAATCCGGCCGCAGTTATTGTGGCTGCGGGAGCCGGGAGGGAGCCCCTGCGGCGCGATGTGGGCTTCGCATTCGCCTGCCTCCTCGGCGCATTGCAATGTATGTGGCCGGCCCGTGTGTGTGAGTGTGACTAGTGTCAGGGGGGCTTCAGAGCTCGCTTCTGTGGTCCTGAGCGATCATCGCGAGAGGGGGTGACGCGGACGGCTTCCAGATGCTGTGAACGACGAGCCGACAGGATAACGCGAGCTCGCCGGGTGGGGGGTGTCTGCTTGTTTGGTGATCGATGCGGGCATGTGTTCGTGTTGTGCTTCGAGGGCGCCGGGCAGTTGCCGGCTCCCGTGTCCCGTGCCGCCCCGTGCCCGTGGTGATGCGCGCGGGACCAGCTGGTAGTGACTAGTGAGAGGAAGGAGAGCAGTGTACAGAACACACTGTGATGTGGTGTGATGATGCTCCTGCTGCAAGTATTCTGCAAGTGAGATTTTAGGTTCACTGCAGTCTCCACCAGAAGTCTAAAAGTTCAAttctttttctagaaaaaacaTACTGCTGTGCTCGTAGATTGACATCCATCCATACACATGTTTGCGATAGGTTGCCAAGTAACTTTCCCGGTTCTCCTTTCCCCAACGACCAACACTCGCGACGTGTAAAATGTCAGTCGGCTTCTACGACGGATCGGAGCAGGGCAGGGCACCCTGACGGCAACACGGCACCGACCAATTAGCCACTAGCCATGCAATTTGATTTCGATTAATGCCGATTATTTACTACTATATTCTGCAACTGAAGCAACATTCTTCCGTTGCGGCTACCCTGGTTGCATGATGACACGACAGGAGTGCAGCTCAAGGGGAGCTTCCAACGCCCAACCACTCCACGACGCCAAACTGCGAGACCAGGGAGAGACCTCAGTAGGTTCAGTCAGATCCTTTGCCCTGAAGCCAGACATCAGACACAGTTCGGTGGCAGCATCACATCTAAAACCGGCGACACAAAACCACTAAAGTATTTGTCCCATCGCAACCAACACTGATTCGCGCTAATCTAGTCGTAATCGCAACCCCCAAAAAGCACAGCGGGTAGCATTCCTTTTCGGTTCCTCGTTTCTGTTGAGCAGGTAGTAGCAATTTGCATAGTTGTACAACAGGCATATACAAAGGTTTAGGCCTCGCGGTGCAGAGTGACGCACGTTTGGTAGGAGTTCAGGCAATGGACTGAACTGATTTGGCAAAAGAAATGTTACAATTGGAGGCAATAAGTCGTTGcattctctctgtttttttttcttctcaataATCTGATCATGCTTTTCGCTTTGCTTTATATTCACTGCGCAACAAACCCTGTTCTCCTGGATGACTCTTGCCTCCTCACACTGTCATGACGTTTTGTGTACTAAGTCGGCTGCGTTTTTCctcgcaaaaagaaaagaagtcaAGATTTCAAGCTCTATCACTCAATacattccatttttttttataaaaaaacatgACTGTGTTGTTATAAACATCACTCAATGCATATAACAACAAACCAAAAATGAATACTCAAACTCAACACATGGTTTGCAAGACACTATTAGTCACACAAATATCAGGAAAATGCTATTTATCAGATGCCTAATGCTTGAACCAAAAGCAAGTTAGTCTTCTGCAATTATATGTGGCTGGAAATGCATGTGCTTCTGTGAATTACAGGTTGATTTGATGGCCAAAATTTGACTTGCCTCCCAACAAAATATAAAGCACCTAACTATTGTTGTCTTTTGGCAAACTTCGATTCCAAAGAACATTGTTCAGGCCTTCAGAGACcctaagaaaaaaatagattaGGTCGAGAATGGCTTCATTGGCTTGCGTAAATAAAGTAGGTTGGACGGAAGCCTAGGTAATCTAGCATTTTGGGTTTCCGTGCAGCCTCTTGTATGTTGCCACGTTGGTCTTTGTTCCAGGTTGGCTGCCAATTCAT encodes the following:
- the LOC117858196 gene encoding cyclin-dependent protein kinase inhibitor SMR4, with the translated sequence MESSVETAAAAALVVGGGGYGCGGWETPKREECRIPATLPCPAAPRKAVPDFGKRRSPPKNGYFQPPDLEALFALAPRRQASSCA